In Myxococcus guangdongensis, the following proteins share a genomic window:
- a CDS encoding MvdC/MvdD family ATP grasp protein has protein sequence MILIVTNSMDVTANFMCARLAREGVQYVRLDTDSVARSAKVRFQGGHIQLSLGEARLHPEEVSCVWMRRPKRIAIPLDVGDEAGRRHSANEWAEALEGFFARIEEGRWINHPTRTTQASRKLTQLDLAKRIGLVIPSTLLTQDETEARQFLAEFGRVVVKPLSGGYLERASPEEDTQVYTSRIEKEHGQHLGLVSRCPTLFQAEVEKEFDSRVCVVDGRLVAVGMRRRGQDGKQLLDIRRNNMEGVEYFPLEVPADVAAKLRTLVGSLGLRFAAVDFAVDVHGEWVFFEVNASGQWAWLDLAGVADVAGELMMAMRRN, from the coding sequence GTGATTTTGATTGTTACGAATAGCATGGATGTCACTGCGAATTTCATGTGCGCTAGGCTGGCCCGGGAAGGGGTGCAATATGTTCGCCTGGATACGGACAGCGTAGCACGATCCGCGAAGGTTCGCTTCCAGGGAGGGCATATTCAGCTATCCCTTGGCGAAGCTAGACTTCATCCGGAAGAGGTTTCGTGTGTTTGGATGCGCAGGCCGAAGCGAATAGCAATTCCGTTGGACGTGGGCGACGAGGCGGGGCGAAGACATAGCGCGAATGAATGGGCAGAAGCGCTTGAGGGGTTCTTTGCAAGGATCGAGGAGGGACGCTGGATTAATCATCCGACGCGAACGACGCAGGCGTCTCGAAAACTGACTCAACTGGATTTGGCGAAACGTATTGGGCTCGTGATTCCGTCAACTCTCTTGACTCAGGACGAGACGGAGGCTCGCCAGTTCTTGGCCGAGTTCGGACGGGTGGTGGTCAAGCCGCTTTCTGGTGGATACCTGGAGCGAGCGAGTCCCGAGGAGGACACTCAGGTCTATACGTCTCGCATCGAGAAAGAACATGGTCAGCATCTTGGTCTGGTGTCTAGATGTCCGACTTTGTTTCAGGCAGAGGTTGAGAAGGAGTTTGACTCCAGGGTCTGCGTGGTGGACGGAAGGCTTGTTGCTGTCGGAATGAGGCGGCGAGGCCAGGACGGCAAGCAGTTGCTAGATATCCGGCGTAACAACATGGAAGGCGTGGAGTATTTCCCTCTTGAGGTTCCTGCGGATGTGGCCGCGAAGCTCAGGACGTTGGTTGGCTCTTTGGGGCTTCGCTTTGCGGCCGTTGATTTTGCTGTTGATGTGCATGGAGAATGGGTGTTTTTTGAGGTTAATGCGTCTGGTCAATGGGCGTGGCTAGATCTAGCCGGTGTTGCCGAT